The following are encoded in a window of Candidatus Endomicrobium procryptotermitis genomic DNA:
- a CDS encoding IMP dehydrogenase has translation MSIDFNTPAFEVIRDEKKCIQCKVCIQQCANLVHAYDEDEDIVKADDMKCVNCHRCVLLCPTRALKIKKYSLEFKENANWTGAAINEIYKQAQSGGVLLSSMGNPKPFPIYWDRMLLNASQVTNPSIDPLREPMETKVMIGRKPEKLEFDSNSKLITEMPPQLELNIPIMFSAMSYGSISRNAHESLARAASELGIYYNTGEGGLNRGFYKYGKNTIVQVASGRFGVNKEYLNAGAAIEIKIGQGAKPGIGGHLPGEKVDEDVSATRMIPEGSDAISPAPHHDIYSIEDLRQLIYSLKEVTEYKKPVFVKIAAVHNAAAIASGIARAGADAIVIDGFRGGTGAAPTRVRDNVGIPVELALATIDQRLREEGIRNQVSIIAAGSIRNSADIVKAIALGADAVYIASAAVIALGCHMCHACSTGKCNWGIATQEPELVKRLNPDIMYKRLINLISAWNHEIQEILGGMGINAIDSLRGNRLMLRGIDLNDKELEILGIKYAGE, from the coding sequence CTTTTGAGGTTATAAGAGATGAAAAAAAATGCATACAATGTAAGGTTTGCATTCAACAGTGCGCAAATCTTGTGCACGCCTATGATGAGGACGAAGACATCGTAAAAGCCGACGATATGAAATGTGTCAATTGCCACAGGTGTGTTCTTTTGTGTCCGACGAGAGCTTTGAAAATAAAAAAGTATTCTCTGGAGTTTAAAGAAAACGCCAACTGGACGGGAGCGGCCATAAACGAAATTTATAAACAGGCGCAAAGCGGCGGAGTGCTTCTGTCAAGCATGGGAAATCCGAAACCTTTTCCGATATATTGGGACAGAATGCTTTTAAATGCCAGCCAGGTGACAAATCCTTCAATAGATCCTCTCAGAGAACCAATGGAAACAAAAGTGATGATAGGTAGAAAACCAGAAAAACTTGAATTCGATTCTAACAGCAAACTTATTACTGAAATGCCTCCCCAACTTGAACTCAATATTCCGATAATGTTTTCCGCAATGAGTTATGGTTCCATTTCAAGAAACGCTCACGAATCTCTTGCGCGCGCCGCTTCCGAACTTGGCATATACTACAATACAGGTGAAGGCGGTCTGAACAGAGGTTTTTATAAATATGGAAAAAATACAATAGTGCAGGTTGCTTCTGGAAGGTTTGGAGTAAATAAAGAGTATCTGAACGCCGGAGCGGCGATAGAAATTAAAATAGGGCAAGGTGCAAAGCCAGGAATAGGCGGTCATCTTCCGGGAGAAAAAGTCGACGAAGACGTTTCCGCAACAAGGATGATACCAGAAGGCTCAGATGCAATTTCCCCAGCTCCTCATCACGATATTTATTCAATAGAAGATTTAAGGCAGCTTATATATTCGTTGAAAGAAGTTACGGAATATAAAAAGCCGGTTTTTGTAAAAATTGCCGCGGTTCATAATGCCGCAGCGATAGCTTCTGGAATAGCCAGAGCAGGAGCGGATGCGATAGTAATTGACGGTTTCAGAGGTGGGACGGGAGCTGCTCCTACAAGAGTGAGAGACAATGTTGGAATTCCCGTAGAACTCGCTCTTGCGACAATAGACCAGAGACTAAGAGAAGAAGGTATAAGAAATCAGGTTTCAATTATAGCCGCAGGCTCGATAAGAAACAGTGCCGATATAGTAAAAGCGATTGCTTTGGGAGCTGATGCCGTCTACATAGCTTCTGCAGCGGTAATAGCGTTGGGATGCCATATGTGTCACGCTTGTTCGACTGGAAAATGCAATTGGGGTATCGCCACGCAAGAACCCGAACTCGTAAAAAGGCTTAATCCTGATATAATGTATAAAAGGCTTATTAATTTAATATCAGCGTGGAATCATGAAATTCAGGAAATACTTGGAGGAATGGGCATAAACGCCATAGACAGTTTAAGAGGAAACAGGCTTATGCTCAGGGGAATAGACTTAAATGATAAAGAGCTTGAAATTCTCGGTATTAAGTATGCAGGGGAATAA
- a CDS encoding 4Fe-4S dicluster domain-containing protein, with translation MKRVYAFESKCLGCGLCEVYCRTAHSKSKDIIKAHKKENITSSIVIEEILQPKAKMYFALQCRHCASPKCVKACIAGAMYKDENGLVRNNKEKCVGCLSCVLVCPYGAIKKNKDGKAVSKCDLCINYGTQLCVKNCPNEALKLLTEEEAEALI, from the coding sequence ATGAAAAGAGTTTACGCGTTTGAAAGCAAATGCCTTGGCTGTGGATTGTGCGAAGTGTATTGCAGAACTGCGCATTCAAAATCGAAAGATATAATAAAAGCGCATAAAAAAGAAAATATAACTTCTTCGATAGTTATCGAAGAAATATTGCAGCCCAAAGCTAAAATGTATTTTGCCCTACAGTGCAGGCATTGTGCGTCACCAAAATGCGTGAAAGCCTGTATTGCCGGAGCGATGTATAAAGATGAAAACGGGCTTGTAAGAAATAATAAAGAAAAATGCGTTGGGTGTCTGTCATGTGTTCTTGTATGTCCTTACGGCGCAATTAAAAAAAATAAAGATGGAAAAGCCGTATCTAAATGCGATTTATGCATAAATTACGGTACGCAGCTCTGCGTTAAGAACTGCCCTAATGAAGCATTGAAGCTTTTAACCGAAGAAGAAGCGGAGGCTTTGATATGA
- a CDS encoding FAD-dependent oxidoreductase, with translation MKYLIIGNSAAGINASDAVRTLDKKGDITIVSNEEFPAYGRPLISYFLSGKVKAENMNYRDEDFYSLRNIKLLLNTEAEKVDAVKKKVTFRGGGKVDYDKLLIACGSTPFVPEIKNLKEQKNVFTFLTYKDSIKLKEALSKDSKVIIAGAGLIGLKAAEGLYGQVEKITVIDLADRLMSSVLDKTAADIIEKHIKEKDIEVLHNIYIEEVEGKEKVKRVKFSNGDRPECDILIIAIGVRPNIKLAVSAGIKTERGIIVDEYMQTSQKDIYAAGDCVESLDMLSNENKVLALWPNATTQGETAGFNMTGKRHKAPASFAMNAISFFGLQLISAGIVSSGDANNLFSDTRGDKFRRLNIANDNLIGFVLINDNQRAGIYTALINDRTKLSSLEYDIKSKDIGLNIYPKEARKGKAWGKL, from the coding sequence ATGAAATATTTGATAATCGGCAACAGCGCGGCAGGAATTAACGCATCCGACGCTGTAAGAACGCTCGATAAAAAAGGCGATATAACAATCGTTTCAAACGAAGAATTTCCTGCTTATGGAAGACCTCTAATATCCTATTTTTTAAGCGGAAAAGTCAAAGCCGAAAATATGAATTACAGGGATGAAGATTTTTATTCTTTAAGAAATATAAAACTGCTTTTAAATACCGAAGCTGAAAAAGTTGATGCCGTAAAGAAAAAAGTTACTTTTAGAGGAGGTGGAAAAGTCGATTACGATAAACTTTTGATAGCTTGCGGAAGCACACCTTTTGTTCCTGAAATAAAAAATCTTAAAGAACAGAAAAACGTTTTTACTTTTTTGACTTATAAAGACAGTATAAAATTGAAAGAAGCCCTAAGTAAAGATTCAAAAGTCATTATTGCCGGCGCTGGACTTATAGGATTAAAAGCTGCAGAAGGTTTGTACGGGCAAGTGGAAAAAATAACAGTCATAGATTTGGCGGACAGGCTGATGTCTTCGGTCCTTGACAAAACCGCCGCGGATATTATTGAAAAGCACATAAAAGAAAAAGACATTGAAGTCCTACACAATATATATATAGAAGAAGTCGAAGGAAAAGAAAAAGTAAAAAGAGTAAAATTTTCAAACGGCGATAGGCCCGAATGCGATATTCTTATTATCGCCATAGGCGTGCGTCCCAACATAAAACTTGCCGTCAGCGCTGGAATTAAAACTGAAAGAGGAATCATAGTTGACGAATATATGCAGACTTCACAGAAAGATATATATGCCGCCGGTGATTGTGTCGAATCGCTTGACATGCTTTCAAATGAAAATAAAGTTTTGGCGTTGTGGCCTAATGCGACTACGCAGGGAGAAACTGCCGGGTTTAATATGACGGGAAAAAGGCATAAAGCGCCGGCTTCTTTTGCGATGAATGCCATATCATTTTTCGGTTTGCAGCTTATTTCTGCAGGAATTGTCAGCAGTGGGGACGCAAATAATCTGTTTTCCGATACGCGCGGCGACAAATTCCGCAGACTTAACATTGCAAATGATAATTTAATAGGATTCGTTTTAATAAATGATAATCAAAGAGCAGGAATTTATACCGCTTTGATAAACGACAGGACAAAATTGTCTTCTCTTGAATACGATATAAAGTCGAAAGACATAGGATTAAACATTTATCCTAAAGAAGCCAGAAAAGGAAAAGCATGGGGTAAATTATGA
- the glnA gene encoding type I glutamate--ammonia ligase, protein MYTKERIIQLVKENGVKFIRLQFTDILGTLKNVAITASQLEKALSNQCMFDGSSIEGFVRIEESDMYLYPDLDTFVIFPWRPQDGKVARLICDVYTTDGKPFEGCPRYALKKVLKEAANMGYSFNVGSECEFFLFLTDDKGKPTTITHDDAGYFDLGPVDLGENARRDMCLALESMGFEIEASHHEVAKGQHEIDFKYSEALRAADNINTFKMVVKTIAQKHGLHATFMPKPISGINGSGMHTNMSLFKDGKNTFFDEKDELQLSDIAYNFIGGLIEHMKSMTVITNPLVNSYKRLVPGYEAPVYIAWSCKNRSPLIRIPASRGNSTRIELRSPDPSSNPYLLLAACLSAGLDGIKKKTKPPMPVDQNMFKMSKIDRTKAGVEDLPGDLEQSMIEFKNSIFMRNVFGEHISDRYLEAKSEEWFSYITQVHKWETDEYLSAY, encoded by the coding sequence ATGTATACAAAAGAGCGGATTATCCAGCTTGTGAAAGAAAACGGTGTAAAATTTATAAGATTGCAGTTTACCGATATTTTGGGGACTTTGAAAAATGTCGCGATAACCGCAAGCCAGCTTGAAAAAGCGTTGAGTAATCAGTGCATGTTTGACGGCTCCTCTATTGAAGGATTTGTAAGGATAGAAGAAAGCGATATGTATCTCTATCCGGACTTAGATACGTTTGTGATATTTCCGTGGAGGCCGCAGGACGGCAAAGTTGCAAGGCTTATATGCGATGTTTATACGACTGACGGAAAACCTTTTGAAGGCTGTCCTAGATATGCTTTAAAGAAAGTGTTAAAAGAAGCTGCAAATATGGGATACTCGTTTAACGTAGGCTCGGAATGCGAGTTCTTTTTATTTTTAACCGATGATAAAGGCAAACCTACGACGATAACCCACGATGACGCCGGTTATTTCGATTTGGGACCTGTAGATTTGGGAGAAAATGCCAGAAGGGATATGTGTCTTGCTCTGGAAAGCATGGGTTTTGAAATAGAAGCTTCCCATCATGAAGTCGCCAAAGGCCAGCATGAAATTGATTTTAAATATTCCGAAGCACTCAGAGCGGCCGACAATATAAATACTTTTAAAATGGTTGTCAAAACCATAGCGCAAAAACACGGACTTCACGCGACATTTATGCCTAAACCGATTTCCGGAATAAACGGTTCCGGAATGCACACAAATATGTCATTGTTTAAAGACGGCAAAAATACTTTTTTTGATGAAAAAGACGAATTACAACTTTCAGACATAGCGTATAATTTTATCGGCGGATTGATAGAACATATGAAATCTATGACAGTTATAACAAATCCTCTGGTAAATTCGTATAAAAGGCTTGTGCCGGGATATGAAGCTCCTGTTTATATAGCTTGGTCATGCAAAAACAGAAGTCCGCTAATAAGAATTCCAGCTTCAAGAGGCAACAGCACAAGAATAGAGCTGCGCAGTCCTGACCCTTCTTCAAATCCTTACTTGCTTTTGGCGGCTTGTCTTTCTGCTGGTCTTGATGGGATAAAGAAAAAAACGAAACCGCCGATGCCCGTTGACCAAAACATGTTTAAAATGAGTAAAATCGACAGAACAAAAGCCGGGGTGGAAGATTTGCCCGGAGATTTAGAGCAGTCGATGATAGAATTCAAAAACAGCATATTTATGAGAAATGTTTTTGGAGAGCATATTTCAGATCGCTACCTCGAAGCAAAAAGCGAGGAATGGTTTTCTTACATAACTCAGGTTCACAAATGGGAGACGGACGAATATCTTTCCGCATATTGA
- a CDS encoding ANTAR domain-containing protein produces the protein MDKAKIIFAGSESVVNSVKKQLEIASFTIMGSSISGNEALRKVTTLFPDIVITDYNLTDMTGLDFAQMVEHSRICPVIVLADFRQSEYVEELKKKSFEIFCITKPIDSLVLNHTISLILRLTRRMHEYEHQVDELKHKLEDRKLIEKAKGILMKKFDMDEDDAYKEMQKKAMNSSKQIVQIAKTIIDMFKFIEEKK, from the coding sequence ATGGACAAGGCGAAGATAATATTTGCAGGTTCTGAATCTGTTGTAAACTCGGTAAAAAAACAGCTGGAAATAGCGTCATTTACCATTATGGGAAGTTCCATCTCCGGTAATGAAGCGCTGAGAAAAGTTACGACTTTATTTCCTGACATAGTCATTACGGATTACAATTTAACCGATATGACGGGGTTGGATTTCGCGCAGATGGTTGAACATTCGCGGATTTGTCCAGTAATAGTTTTGGCGGATTTCAGGCAAAGCGAATATGTGGAAGAATTGAAAAAAAAATCTTTTGAAATATTTTGTATAACAAAACCTATAGATTCGCTGGTGCTTAATCATACGATTTCCCTGATTTTGAGGCTTACCAGAAGAATGCATGAATACGAGCATCAAGTTGACGAACTTAAACATAAACTTGAAGACAGGAAATTGATTGAAAAAGCCAAAGGCATCTTAATGAAAAAGTTTGATATGGATGAAGACGATGCATATAAAGAAATGCAGAAAAAAGCCATGAATTCATCTAAACAGATTGTGCAGATAGCAAAAACTATTATAGATATGTTCAAATTTATAGAGGAAAAGAAATGA